One window of the Amycolatopsis mediterranei genome contains the following:
- a CDS encoding PrsW family intramembrane metalloprotease yields MLLPVLGLIVVALCGLFLFGLATARVGPLAVTIGVLAALVPVAGVVAGFLWVDRWEPEPAKFLLLAFAWGACIATITALLINTTAEAVGDELLGQGSGNTVAALVSAPVVEEAAKALFVLLILWRRSSEFDGVVDGVVYAGFSAAGFAFTENIYYFGRAFADYGFGDGHSQGVITAFFLRGVLAPFTHPLFAVLTGIGIGIAARTTTKALKVVAPVAGYLAAVCLHALWNSAALLGGSKFLTVYFLIMLPLFFGVVYLVILQRKREQRIIAAALPHMAAARWIAPSEVDLLASLPGRRAWRRQAKRQSGKRAARAVAVYQASVTELAFLDRHQLTSDSDRQRQRELLRTLKAARAEATRLADEAADG; encoded by the coding sequence GTGCTGCTGCCGGTGCTCGGGCTGATCGTGGTCGCCCTGTGCGGCCTGTTCCTGTTCGGGCTCGCCACCGCGCGGGTCGGGCCTCTCGCCGTCACCATCGGGGTGCTCGCCGCGCTCGTGCCCGTGGCCGGCGTCGTCGCCGGGTTCCTCTGGGTCGACCGGTGGGAGCCCGAACCCGCCAAGTTCCTCCTGCTCGCCTTCGCCTGGGGCGCCTGCATCGCCACCATCACCGCGCTGCTCATCAACACCACCGCCGAGGCCGTCGGGGACGAGCTGCTCGGCCAGGGCAGCGGGAACACCGTCGCCGCGCTCGTCTCGGCCCCCGTGGTCGAGGAGGCCGCCAAGGCGCTCTTCGTGCTGCTCATCCTCTGGCGGCGGTCCAGCGAGTTCGACGGCGTCGTCGACGGGGTCGTCTACGCCGGGTTCAGCGCCGCCGGGTTCGCCTTCACCGAGAACATCTACTACTTCGGCCGGGCGTTCGCCGACTACGGCTTCGGTGACGGGCACAGCCAGGGCGTCATCACCGCGTTCTTCCTCCGCGGTGTGCTCGCCCCGTTCACGCACCCGCTGTTCGCCGTGCTCACCGGCATCGGGATCGGCATCGCCGCGCGGACGACGACCAAGGCGCTCAAGGTCGTCGCGCCGGTCGCCGGGTACCTGGCCGCGGTCTGCCTGCACGCGTTGTGGAACAGTGCCGCGCTGCTCGGCGGGTCGAAGTTCCTCACCGTCTACTTCCTGATCATGCTGCCGCTGTTCTTCGGCGTGGTCTACCTGGTCATCCTGCAGCGGAAGCGGGAGCAGCGGATCATCGCCGCCGCGTTGCCGCACATGGCCGCGGCGCGGTGGATCGCGCCGTCGGAGGTCGACCTGCTGGCCAGCCTTCCCGGCCGCCGCGCGTGGCGCCGCCAGGCGAAACGGCAGTCCGGAAAACGCGCTGCCCGCGCCGTCGCCGTCTACCAGGCGAGCGTGACGGAGCTCGCGTTCCTCGACCGGCACCAGCTCACCAGCGACAGCGACCGGCAGCGCCAGCGGGAGCTGCTGCGCACCCTGAAGGCCGCCCGCGCGGAGGCGACGCGCCTCGCCGACGAGGCCGCCGACGGGTGA
- the folB gene encoding dihydroneopterin aldolase — translation MADRITLTGLRVFGRHGVFEHEKRDGQEFVVDVTVWLDLGPAAASDDLTKTLHYGELAELAAGIVAGEPYDLIESVAGRIADEVLRDERLSAVEVTVHKPSAPIPLTFDDVAVTVRRGR, via the coding sequence ATGGCTGACCGGATCACGCTGACCGGGCTGCGCGTGTTCGGGCGCCACGGCGTGTTCGAGCACGAGAAGCGGGACGGCCAGGAGTTCGTCGTCGACGTCACGGTGTGGCTGGACCTCGGGCCGGCCGCCGCGTCGGACGACCTGACCAAGACCCTGCACTACGGCGAGCTGGCCGAGCTGGCGGCCGGGATCGTCGCGGGCGAGCCCTACGACCTCATCGAGAGTGTCGCGGGCAGGATCGCCGACGAGGTGTTGCGCGACGAGCGCCTGAGCGCGGTCGAAGTGACGGTCCACAAACCGTCGGCCCCGATCCCGCTGACGTTCGACGACGTCGCTGTCACGGTCCGGCGCGGCCGGTGA
- a CDS encoding DUF3180 domain-containing protein: MHFTRPRDLVVAGLLGLGLGYLLFQTAYGSLPQLPLLAGVTFAVLAVIEVVLAFSVRSRIKNGRVVGAIGVARSVALAKASSLAGAFMAGAWLAALAYLFPRRDELVAAVLDTRAAVVGAVSSAALVAAALWLEHCCRTPRDHDRERTRGTTG, encoded by the coding sequence ATGCACTTCACCCGGCCTCGCGACCTCGTGGTCGCCGGGCTGCTCGGCCTCGGGCTCGGCTACCTGCTCTTCCAGACGGCCTACGGCTCGCTGCCGCAGCTGCCGCTGCTCGCCGGTGTCACCTTCGCCGTGCTCGCCGTCATCGAGGTCGTCCTCGCCTTCTCGGTCCGGTCGCGCATCAAGAACGGCCGGGTCGTCGGCGCGATCGGGGTCGCCCGATCGGTGGCCCTCGCCAAGGCTTCGTCACTCGCCGGAGCGTTCATGGCGGGCGCCTGGCTCGCGGCCCTCGCCTACCTTTTTCCCCGACGTGACGAACTCGTCGCCGCGGTGCTCGACACGCGCGCCGCGGTGGTCGGCGCGGTGTCTTCCGCGGCCCTGGTAGCAGCGGCTTTGTGGCTAGAACACTGCTGCCGGACCCCTCGCGACCACGATCGTGAGCGCACCCGCGGGACGACCGGTTAG
- a CDS encoding DUF6779 domain-containing protein has product MTGVGDDSRGRLLGRPWLVVGFVLAIGATLALVLSDDLRYLRLGIVAALWAALIGAFLAVKYRKSAAQSEDAVAEAQAVYELELEREIAARREYELEMEAENRTAADSKGREELEALRAEVSALRDSLQSLFGGEVLLERVALTAQATRMRKVSDENRMIPDSAPKKKPAQLMAGKKPVVEGGERPTELIDRVLDERRRKASNGKPVNGKGLGKGKGFGGKPVPKTPANVSVQSTQQMARPKPLSERRPPVPPVDPALNAAQRELKAAELRAEAARRQAESQPMRLPKQDEVAKQPERRPEAAAEPTRRDVPRPDPQTEIRRPQEPKTEIRRPQEPKTEIRRPEPPPARRAEMSRSDIRPVEMSRPDIPRVEMSRPDIPRVEMSRPDIPRVEAPRPNMPRPEAPRPNVPRAEASRSDIPRVEMSRPDIPRVEMSRPDIPRVEMSRPDIPRVEMSRPDIPRVEMPRPNVPRSEASRTDIPRVERSRTDLPRVGGQPNGGQPNGGQPNGVRPDPRKAPEPPRPVPGRPAASVPPPKPSEMSRSDIRPVKDLSAAFQNRDDFAERQRPNRPKPPEPKAPMPRDAAASRTDIPPVVPPTTPVPSNGPSPRQPSRTDLPPVVPPTTPVPAADSRRPSRLEQFSRADMSPILEEPPSRHGGSHGGSHRAPAEAAKAEAPMVNPTLPESVRNFQGRSGGRRRKPEDSQQMPAVPPAPEPPGGGRRRRPDGEPPAWEGMVAERASMSRRGMAPVDPADVEQQQNGNGHNGARNGHRAAPEPTPGSGSHAAGRSVSELLAANGGTGATPRRRRRAED; this is encoded by the coding sequence ATGACCGGCGTGGGTGACGACTCGCGCGGCCGCCTACTGGGCAGGCCGTGGCTTGTTGTCGGCTTTGTCCTCGCCATCGGAGCCACCCTCGCACTGGTGCTCAGCGACGATCTCCGTTATCTCCGGCTCGGGATCGTCGCGGCCCTCTGGGCCGCCCTGATCGGCGCTTTTCTCGCCGTGAAGTACCGCAAGAGCGCGGCACAGAGCGAGGACGCGGTCGCCGAGGCGCAGGCTGTGTACGAACTGGAGCTGGAACGCGAGATCGCGGCCCGGCGCGAGTACGAGCTGGAGATGGAGGCGGAGAACCGCACCGCGGCCGACTCCAAGGGCCGCGAGGAGCTGGAGGCGCTGCGCGCCGAAGTGTCCGCGCTGCGCGACAGCCTCCAGTCGCTGTTCGGCGGCGAGGTGCTGCTCGAGCGCGTCGCGCTGACCGCGCAGGCGACCCGGATGCGCAAGGTGTCCGACGAGAACCGCATGATTCCCGACAGCGCGCCGAAGAAGAAGCCCGCCCAGCTGATGGCCGGGAAGAAGCCGGTGGTCGAGGGCGGCGAGCGGCCGACCGAGCTGATCGACCGCGTCCTCGACGAGCGCCGCCGCAAGGCCTCGAACGGCAAGCCGGTGAACGGCAAGGGCCTCGGCAAGGGCAAGGGCTTCGGCGGCAAGCCGGTCCCGAAGACGCCGGCGAACGTCTCCGTGCAGAGCACCCAGCAGATGGCCCGGCCGAAGCCGCTGAGCGAGCGCCGCCCGCCGGTGCCGCCGGTCGACCCGGCGCTGAACGCCGCGCAGCGCGAGCTGAAGGCCGCCGAACTGCGGGCCGAGGCGGCGCGCCGCCAGGCCGAGTCGCAGCCGATGCGGCTGCCGAAGCAGGACGAAGTCGCGAAGCAGCCCGAGCGCCGTCCGGAGGCCGCCGCCGAGCCGACGCGCCGGGACGTGCCGCGGCCCGACCCCCAGACCGAGATCCGGCGCCCACAGGAGCCGAAGACCGAGATCCGCCGACCGCAGGAGCCCAAGACGGAAATCCGCCGCCCCGAGCCGCCGCCCGCACGCCGGGCCGAGATGTCGCGCTCGGACATCCGCCCTGTCGAGATGTCACGGCCCGATATCCCGCGGGTGGAGATGTCGCGGCCCGATATCCCGCGCGTCGAGATGTCGCGTCCGGACATCCCGCGCGTCGAGGCGCCGCGGCCGAACATGCCGCGGCCCGAGGCGCCGCGGCCGAACGTTCCGCGCGCGGAAGCGTCGCGGTCGGACATCCCTCGGGTCGAGATGTCGCGGCCCGATATTCCCCGCGTCGAGATGTCCAGGCCGGACATTCCGCGTGTGGAGATGTCGCGTCCGGACATTCCGCGTGTGGAGATGTCGCGTCCGGACATTCCCCGGGTGGAGATGCCGCGGCCGAACGTCCCGCGGTCCGAAGCGTCGCGGACGGACATTCCGCGCGTCGAGAGGTCGCGGACGGACCTTCCGCGCGTCGGCGGGCAGCCGAACGGCGGGCAGCCGAACGGCGGGCAGCCGAACGGCGTGCGGCCCGATCCCCGCAAGGCGCCTGAGCCGCCGCGGCCGGTGCCGGGCCGTCCGGCGGCCAGTGTGCCGCCGCCGAAGCCGTCCGAAATGTCGCGTTCGGACATCCGGCCGGTCAAGGACCTCAGCGCGGCCTTCCAGAACCGCGACGACTTCGCCGAGCGCCAGCGGCCGAACCGGCCGAAGCCGCCCGAGCCGAAGGCGCCGATGCCGCGGGACGCCGCGGCGTCCCGCACCGACATCCCGCCGGTGGTCCCGCCGACGACACCGGTGCCGAGCAACGGCCCGTCGCCGCGGCAGCCGTCGCGTACGGACCTGCCCCCGGTGGTGCCGCCGACCACGCCGGTCCCGGCGGCCGACAGCCGCCGCCCGTCGCGGCTGGAGCAGTTCTCGCGGGCCGACATGTCGCCGATCCTGGAGGAGCCGCCGTCCCGCCACGGTGGTTCGCACGGCGGTTCGCACCGCGCGCCGGCGGAGGCCGCCAAGGCCGAGGCGCCGATGGTGAACCCGACGTTGCCGGAGTCGGTCCGCAACTTCCAGGGCCGCTCCGGCGGCCGCCGCCGCAAGCCGGAGGACTCTCAGCAGATGCCGGCCGTGCCGCCGGCACCGGAGCCACCGGGCGGAGGCCGCCGCCGTCGCCCGGACGGCGAGCCCCCGGCCTGGGAAGGCATGGTCGCGGAGCGGGCCTCGATGTCCCGCCGCGGGATGGCCCCGGTCGACCCGGCGGATGTCGAGCAGCAGCAGAACGGCAACGGCCACAACGGAGCCCGCAACGGCCACCGTGCGGCCCCCGAGCCGACTCCCGGCAGCGGTTCCCACGCAGCGGGCCGCTCGGTGAGCGAACTGCTGGCCGCCAACGGCGGCACGGGCGCCACGCCCCGCCGCCGGCGGCGCGCGGAGGACTGA
- a CDS encoding MerR family transcriptional regulator, with protein sequence MGTTATFTIGELSRRTGLPVKTIRFYSDEGLLPPTDRTDAGYRLYDAAAMARLELVRTLRELGLGLADVSAALTQSTTVGELAVRHVEALDEQIRRLRLRRAVLRAVAKRNSELEEVNLMNRLASMSDEERKRLVDEFWDEMVAGLDVDQEFYRRMRAGKPELPDDPTPEQLEAWIEFAELVQDPAFRALIRKMSETQAQQIQDGEFQQPAEAWRTHWNEWMARAQEAVDAGETPTSERGQALAADIAAASARPDQDAGSAEFRSELADRFAASGDPRAERYWQLLAIINGWPPVATTQPAVGFMIAALRG encoded by the coding sequence GTGGGCACCACCGCGACCTTCACCATCGGCGAGCTGTCCCGGCGGACCGGCCTGCCGGTCAAGACCATCCGCTTCTACTCGGACGAAGGCCTCCTGCCGCCGACCGACCGGACGGACGCCGGCTACCGGCTCTACGACGCGGCGGCGATGGCCCGCCTGGAGCTGGTCCGCACGCTGCGGGAGCTGGGTCTCGGCCTCGCCGACGTCTCCGCCGCCCTGACCCAGTCGACGACCGTCGGCGAGCTGGCGGTCCGGCACGTCGAGGCCCTCGACGAGCAGATCCGGCGGCTGCGGCTGCGCCGGGCGGTGCTGCGCGCGGTGGCCAAGCGCAATTCCGAACTGGAGGAAGTGAACCTGATGAACCGTCTCGCGTCGATGTCCGACGAGGAGCGCAAGCGGCTGGTCGACGAGTTCTGGGACGAAATGGTCGCCGGTCTCGACGTCGACCAGGAGTTCTACCGCCGGATGCGCGCCGGAAAGCCGGAGCTGCCCGACGACCCGACACCCGAGCAGCTCGAGGCCTGGATCGAGTTCGCCGAGCTGGTCCAGGACCCCGCGTTCCGGGCCTTGATCCGCAAGATGAGCGAAACCCAGGCCCAGCAGATCCAGGACGGCGAGTTCCAGCAGCCGGCGGAGGCCTGGCGAACCCACTGGAACGAGTGGATGGCCCGCGCCCAGGAGGCTGTCGATGCCGGAGAAACCCCGACGTCCGAACGGGGGCAAGCGCTTGCGGCCGACATCGCGGCGGCCTCCGCACGACCCGACCAGGACGCGGGCTCGGCCGAGTTCCGCAGCGAGCTGGCGGACCGCTTCGCCGCCAGCGGCGACCCGCGCGCCGAGCGCTACTGGCAGTTGCTCGCCATCATCAACGGCTGGCCGCCGGTCGCGACCACGCAGCCCGCGGTCGGTTTCATGATCGCGGCTCTGCGCGGCTGA
- a CDS encoding Rossmann-like and DUF2520 domain-containing protein, whose product MEREQRESANHERPQAHAMMRPARLGVGVVSAGRVGSVLGAALARAGHTVVAASGLSAASLARAERLLPDVPLLPPDETVRRADLVLLALPDDALAGMIRGLVATESLRPGQIVVHTSGAHGIDVLAPAAEAGALPLALHPVMTFTGREEDLERLAACSIGVTAAEDDEAAWNVGEALTVEMGAEPVRIPDSARALYHAALAHGANHLMALVADCADLLRQAGIGQSERLVAPLLSAALDNVLRHGDRALTGPVARGDVGTVRKHLAVLADRAPDVAPAYRALAKRTVARSTAAGLLDTAAAKDLTELLDDPAEGHQDQ is encoded by the coding sequence CTGGAACGAGAGCAGAGGGAGTCTGCCAACCATGAGCGTCCACAGGCGCACGCCATGATGAGGCCCGCCCGCCTCGGGGTCGGCGTCGTTTCCGCCGGCCGGGTGGGCAGCGTGCTCGGCGCCGCGCTGGCCCGGGCGGGGCACACGGTGGTTGCCGCGTCCGGCCTGTCCGCCGCGTCGCTGGCCCGTGCCGAACGCCTCCTCCCCGACGTGCCACTCCTGCCGCCCGACGAAACCGTCCGCCGGGCGGACCTCGTGCTGCTCGCCCTCCCCGACGACGCGCTCGCCGGGATGATCCGCGGGCTCGTCGCCACCGAGTCGCTCCGGCCGGGGCAGATCGTCGTGCACACGTCCGGGGCGCACGGCATCGACGTCCTGGCCCCCGCGGCCGAAGCCGGGGCCCTGCCGCTCGCCCTGCACCCGGTGATGACGTTCACCGGCCGCGAGGAGGACCTCGAACGGCTGGCGGCGTGCAGCATCGGCGTCACGGCGGCCGAGGACGACGAAGCGGCGTGGAACGTCGGCGAAGCCCTGACCGTCGAGATGGGCGCCGAGCCGGTGCGGATCCCCGACTCCGCGCGAGCGCTCTACCACGCTGCGTTGGCCCACGGCGCAAACCACCTGATGGCGCTGGTCGCCGACTGCGCGGACCTGTTGCGCCAGGCCGGAATCGGGCAATCCGAACGCCTGGTGGCGCCACTGCTCTCGGCGGCATTGGATAATGTGCTGCGACACGGCGATCGTGCCCTCACCGGCCCGGTCGCGCGTGGCGACGTCGGCACCGTCCGCAAGCACCTCGCGGTGCTGGCGGACCGGGCGCCGGACGTGGCGCCGGCCTACCGCGCGCTGGCCAAGCGCACGGTGGCGCGTTCGACGGCTGCCGGGCTGCTGGACACCGCGGCCGCCAAAGACCTCACCGAACTCCTCGACGATCCCGCCGAAGGGCACCAAGACCAGTGA
- the folK gene encoding 2-amino-4-hydroxy-6-hydroxymethyldihydropteridine diphosphokinase, with the protein MSRAVLSLGSNLGDRLGFLQSALDAVRPALVSVSSVYETQAWGVEDQPDFLNAVCVVDDPARDHWAWLRTGQAAEQAAGRVRELHWGPRTLDVDVVTVDGVTSADPELLLPHPGTPDRASVLVPWVEIEPDAILPGHGPIAELLEARPADEVATVRRTDLELR; encoded by the coding sequence GTGAGCCGCGCGGTGCTGTCGCTGGGCTCGAACCTCGGCGACCGCCTGGGGTTCCTCCAGTCGGCGCTCGACGCCGTTCGGCCGGCGCTGGTCTCGGTGTCGAGCGTGTACGAGACCCAGGCGTGGGGCGTCGAGGACCAGCCGGACTTCCTCAACGCGGTGTGCGTGGTCGACGACCCGGCGCGCGACCATTGGGCGTGGCTGCGCACGGGTCAGGCCGCCGAGCAGGCGGCGGGCCGGGTGCGCGAGCTGCACTGGGGCCCGCGGACGCTGGACGTCGACGTGGTCACTGTGGACGGCGTGACGTCGGCGGACCCGGAGCTGCTGCTGCCGCACCCGGGAACGCCGGACCGCGCGAGCGTGCTGGTGCCCTGGGTCGAGATCGAGCCCGACGCGATCCTGCCGGGCCACGGCCCGATCGCGGAACTGCTGGAGGCCCGTCCGGCGGACGAGGTGGCGACTGTCCGCCGGACGGACCTCGAACTGCGCTGA